A single Anopheles funestus chromosome 2RL, idAnoFuneDA-416_04, whole genome shotgun sequence DNA region contains:
- the LOC125766172 gene encoding uncharacterized protein LOC125766172, protein MKSVNITLTVGLVLCLFAIDGITARSGADRKKDYDYEYETGLSSSGGGGGYSSSGSSYTPKSGYSAGSGLRSIAQGSADQANSAVANQHAAAKQAAYVAQNTLAQAASQAAATAQAALAGKHVLLQGLEQQSLEAHQALDAEIQQLQQAKRSAKAAQHAAQQALNHVQVLQSALNNAQVAAEHAQQSASEAAAELASQTQMVGSAKQRVEALEEQLNSARVDFEATQEAAHKAAASAQEAQNNAAEAAAHAAIPLVHVAQSISDGHGLGNSHTLQAKIGKVGGKQQHHASSEDEINSGEIEVAANHNYGDFKPSQQTFSFAGY, encoded by the exons ATGAAGTCCGTTAACATCACCCTCACTGTTGGTTTGGTGCTTTGCCTGTTTGCCATCG ATGGTATCACGGCACGGTCTGGTGCAGACCGTAAGAAGGACTACGATTACGAGTACGAGACGGGACTTTCCAGCTCAGGTGGAGGAGGAGGCTACAGCAGTTCGGGTAGCAGCTACACGCCCAAATCGGGCTACAGTGCCGGCAGTGGGTTGCGTTCCATTGCCCAAGGTTCAGCCGATCAGGCTAACTCGGCCGTAGCGAATCAGCATGCCGCAGCCAAACAGGCTGCGTACGTTGCCCAGAACACGCTCGCTCAGGCCGCTTCACAGGCGGCCGCAACTGCTCAGGCCGCACTCGCCGGCAAGCACGTGCTGCTCCAGGGTCTCGAGCAGCAAAGTCTCGAAGCACATCAGGCGCTCGATGCGGAGATACAGCAGCTGCAGCAAGCGAAACGTTCCGCTAAAGCAGCTCAGCACGCCGCCCAACAAGCCCTGAACCATGTGCAGGTGTTGCAGTCCGCGCTAAACAATGCTCAAGTAGCAGCCGAACACGCGCAACAGAGTGCGAGCGAAGCGGCAGCAGAATTGGCCTCCCAGACGCAGATGGTCGGTTCGGCGAAACAGCGAGTGGAAGCGCTCGAGGAGCAGCTCAATTCGGCCCGCGTTGACTTTGAAGCTACGCAGGAAGCCGCCCATAAGGCGGCCGCCTCGGCCCAAGAAGCGCAGAACAATGCGGCCGAAGCGGCGGCTCACGCAGCCATTCCGCTCGTACATGTGGCTCAATCGATCTCGGACGGACATGGACTCGGCAACAGCCACACACTGCAGGCGAAGATCGGTAAGGTGGGTGGCAAGCAGCAACATCACGCATCGTCCGAGGATGAGATTAACAGTGGCGAGATTGAGGTGGCAGCAAACCACAACTATGGTGACTTTAAACCATCCCAGCAGACGTTCAGCTTTGCTGGATACTAA